The proteins below are encoded in one region of Purpureocillium takamizusanense chromosome 11, complete sequence:
- the REV3 gene encoding DNA-directed DNA polymerase (EggNog:ENOG503NW07~COG:L): MDLFRVRLNCIDHYQATPSRYDPQLRNDVRPSQVSKAPKVPVVRIFGSTETGQKVCAHVHGAFPYLYVEYSGGLASEEVGAFIYRLHLSIDHALAVSYRRDQYGNNAKFVARITLVKGIPFYGFHVGYRHFLKIYVFNPVVMTRLADLLQQGVIMKRKFQPYEAHLQYLLQFMVDYNLYGCDYLDSSKAIFRSPLPQHDQGSNSSHLWHNASVPADFITDDPTLPRVSHCSIEVDICVQDIVNRKMVKERQVHHEFIERTSPIPSDLKFVYSMAGLWKDETKRRQRQLPKAQQHNSPFPPEALVSMSADPRDSQPQGWIHEQEYQQDIQNLICKEAADLDGADVSFETFVKPPEPEPDVSTILQSVEDLYPSKLMPALGLPPKLDNSVLDTASSIEVDEKAALQVQEEDGVYPEDSDEETFQKINETNLPGDHDAQAHSRSPAERRQAGDDTLPPFGEIPGVAFSVLKSGEGPKIPVTDDLLDAAVDDGFLCRVPKRHVASKLDAKRTETETPPGSPASKRLKSSTTEVSPDTRSGAVNPALAARSIPKGPEDPHPKTNSFVSRTMLSIPSGSSEADRTTGSFRAGGDRDGIVKRRNSPSTKRLSHDTGTQKKVSFVDSALGAGGSGSQGHGKVNAVSVPTSGCPQRTFVFAAPPPTYADSTNMKKHDLPDVIYQDAYYSKEKDVPDRSREYAGREYRLESNTVPFLPQFDLRALFPTTQNERADSQGMAGLQREQTRQPWQCGWRSWEYTRPPPAYRTVSQWADKRAHNIQKNVRERRSKAMIQPAAMSQIDGPTPKNKHGFKFTQKAAKTSVQHEVQYMSTMSLEVHVNSRGKFIPNPEQDEIQCIFWACKSDERTYNTQGSINALQSGVLILSHDGAVAQRIAQATNASVAEEDSELDLLVRMVEIVRTFDPDVLTGFEVHGSSWGYLIERARLKYDYDLCDEFSRMRSDSHGRFGKNSDRWGFNTTSTIRVTGRHMINIWRAMQGELNLLQYTMENVIWHLLHRRVPHYSWKTLTKWYKSNKPAELEKLLRYYRNRARLDIEILEANELIARTSEQARLLGVDFFSVFSRGSQFKVESIMSRIAKPENFVFVSPSKKQVGGQNALECLPLVMEPQSAFYSSPLLVLDFQSLYPSVMIAYNYCYSTFLGRIKNWRGTSKMGFTEYERQKGLLVLLKDYINIAPNGMIPESWSKAA, from the exons ATGGACTTGTTCCGAGTCAGACTGAACTGCATCGATCATTACCAGGCGACACCCAGCCGTTATGACCCACAGCTGCGCAACGATGTGCGGCCGTCGCAGGTTTCGAAAGCCCCGAAGGTTCCGGTTGTTCGGATCTTTGGCTCTACCGAAACAGGTCAAAAGGTTTGCGCACACGTACATGGGGCATTCCCATACCTATACGTGGAGTACAGTGGCGGGCTAGCGTCTGAAGAAG TCGGCGCATTCATATATCGCCTTCACTTGTCCATCGATCATGCCCTGGCCGTGAGCTACAGGCGTGACCAGTATGGGAACAACGCCAAGTTTGTTGCCAGGATCACGCTGGTAAAGGGCATTCCTTTCTATGGATTCCACGTCGGCTATCGACACTTCCTCAAAATTTACGTGTTCAACCCTGTCGTGATGACTCGGCTCGCCGACCTCCTACAGCAAGGCGTGATAATGAAACGCAAGTTCCAGCCCTACGAGGCGCATTTGCAATATCTGTTGCAGTTCATGGTCGACTACAACCTGTACGGGTGCGACTACCTTGATTCGTCCAAGGCGATTTTTCGATCGCCTCTGCCACAGCATGATCAAGGATCAAATTCATCACACCTTTGGCATAACGCCTCAGTTCCGGCAGACTTTATCACGGATGATCCGACGCTGCCCCGCGTGAGCCATTGCTCAATCGAAGTGGACATCTGCGTCCAGGACATTGTCAACAGAAAGATGGTCAAGGAGCGCCAGGTCCATCATGAGTTCATCGAACGCACATCGCCGATACCAAGCGATCTAAAATTTGTCTACAGCATGGCTGGCTTATGGAAAGACGAAACCAAAAGGAGACAACGACAACTGCCCAAGGCCCAGCAACACAATAGCCCATTCCCTCCCGAAGCCCTGGTCTCAATGTCCGCGGATCCCCGAGATTCACAGCCGCAGGGGTGGATCCATGAGCAAGAGTATCAGCAAGATATACAGAATTTAATCTGTAAGGAGGCCGCCGATCTGGACGGTGCAGACGTGTCGTTTGAAACGTTTGTAAAGCCCCCAGAACCCGAGCCGGATGTCAGTACCATTTTGCAGTCTGTGGAGGACCTATATCCTTCCAAGTTGATGCCGGCTCTTGGCTTGCCACCCAAGCTGGACAACTCAGTGCTGGATACCGCGAGCAGCATCGAAGTCGACGAGAAGGCGGCGCTCcaagtccaagaagaagacggtgtTTATCCAGAAGATTCCGATGAGGAGACGTTCCAGAAAATAAACGAAACAAATCTACCGGGCGACCATGATGCTCAAGCTCACTCACGAAGTCCAGCGGAACGACGGCAAGCCGGTGACGACACGCTACCGCCGTTTGGGGAAATACCGGGCGTGGCCTTCAGCGTACTGAAGTCGGGAGAGGGCCCGAAGATACCCGTAACAGACGACCTCCTTGATGCTGCCGTGGATGATGGTTTTCTATGCAGGGTACCCAAGCGACATGTCGCATCCAAACTTGACGCCAAGCGCACCGAGACCGAAACACCCCCGGGTAGTCCCGCTTCAAAGCGACTGAAGTCGAGCACCACGGAAGTCTCTCCAGATACAAGATCAGGGGCTGTCAATCCAGCCCTTGCTGCGAGGAGCATTCCAAAAGGACCAGAAGATCCTCACCCGAAAACAAACTCCTTTGTCAGTCGTACAATGCTGTCGATACCTTCTGGAAGTTCCGAAGCGGATCGCACCACCGGATCTTTTAGAGCTGGAGGCGACCGCGACGGTATCGTGAAGCGGAGAAACTCACCGTCCACAAAACGACTGAGTCATGATACAGGGACGCAAAAGAAGGTGTCCTTTGTAGATAGTGCCCTTGGTGCTGGAGGTAGCGGATCGCAGGGTCATGGCAAGGTCAACGCGGTGTCTGTTCCTACGAGTGGTTGCCCACAGCGAACCTTCGTCTTTGCTGCTCCACCACCCACATACGCCGACAGCACGAACATGAAGAAGCACGACTTGCCGGACGTCATTTATCAGGATGCATACTACAGCAAGGAGAAGGATGTGCCAGATCGAAGCCGCGAGTACGCAGGCAGGGAATATCGCCTAGAAAGCAACACTGTGCCATTTCTCCCCCAATTTGACCTGCGAGCTTTGTTCCCCACCACGCAGAACGAGAGAGCAGATTCGCAAGGTATGGCTGGCCTTCAGCGAGAACAAACACGACAGCCGTGGCAATGCGGCTGGCGTAGTTGGGAATACACACGTCCCCCACCTGCGTACAGGACAGTATCGCAGTGGGCCGACAAAAGGGCTCACAACATACAGAAGAACGTCAGAGAACGCCGTTCAAAGGCCATGATACAGCCTGCGGCGATGTCGCAAATCGATGGTCCGACGCCGAAGAACAAGCACGGGTTCAAATTCACACAGAAGGCGGCGAAAACCAGTGTTCAGCATGAGGTTCAATACATGAGCACCATGAGCCTAGAGGTGCACGTCAATAGCCGAGGAAAGTTCATCCCGAATCCCGAACAAGACGAGATTCAGTGCATATTCTGGGCCTGTAAGTCTGATGAGAGGACATACAATACCCAGGGGTCAATCAACGCTCTTCAGTCAGGGGTGTTGATTCTCTCCCATGATGGGGCTGTTGCGCAACGGATAGCGCAGGCGACAAACGCGTCTGTCGCAGAAGAGGACAgcgagctggacctgctAGTACGGATGGTTGAGATTGTCAGGACCTTTGACCCGGACGTCCTGACAGGCTTCGAGGTGCATGGGAGCTCGTGGGGCTATCTTATCGAACGCGCAAGACTTAAGTATGACTACGACTTGTGCGACGAGTTCTCTCGTATGAGATCCGATTCCCATGGCAGATTTGGCAAGAACAGTGACCGATGGGGCTTCAACACAACGTCGACAATCCGTGTTACTGGCCGACACATGATCAACATTTGGAGAGCGATGCAGGGCGAGTTGAATCTTCTGCAGTACACCATGGAGAATGTGATTTGGCATTTGCTCCATCGTCGCGTGCCTCACTATTCCTGGAAGACGCTCACGAAGTGGTACAAGAGCAATAAACCAGCGgagctcgagaagctgctgcgaTACTACCGAAACCGCGCGCGGCTGGACATTGAGATACTCGAAGCCAACGAGCTCATTGCACGGACCAGCGAGCAGGCCAGGCTCCTTGGTGTCGACTTCTTCTCTGTTTTTTCCAGAGGGTCGCAGTTCAAAGTCGAGTCGATAATGTCTAGGATTGCCAAACCAGAAAACTTCGTCTTTGTATCGCCGAGCAAGAAGCAAGTTGGCGGCCAAAATGCACTTGAGTGCCTACCTCTGGTCATGGAGCCTCAGAGTGCCTTCTACAGCAGCCCGCTCTTGGTGCTCGACTTTCAGAGCCTGTATCCCAGCGTCATGATCGCGTACAACTACTGTTACTCTACGTTTCTCGGACGGATCAAGAACTGGCGAGGGACGAGCAAGATGGGCTTTACGGAGTACGAACGCCAGAAGGGTCTGCTCGTACTCCTGAAGGACTATATTAATATTGCACCAAACGGGATGAT ACCAGAGTCATGGTCAAAAGCGGCAtga
- the REV3 gene encoding DNA-directed DNA polymerase (EggNog:ENOG503NW07~BUSCO:EOG092602FH~COG:L) → MDLFRVRLNCIDHYQATPSRYDPQLRNDVRPSQVSKAPKVPVVRIFGSTETGQKVCAHVHGAFPYLYVEYSGGLASEEVGAFIYRLHLSIDHALAVSYRRDQYGNNAKFVARITLVKGIPFYGFHVGYRHFLKIYVFNPVVMTRLADLLQQGVIMKRKFQPYEAHLQYLLQFMVDYNLYGCDYLDSSKAIFRSPLPQHDQGSNSSHLWHNASVPADFITDDPTLPRVSHCSIEVDICVQDIVNRKMVKERQVHHEFIERTSPIPSDLKFVYSMAGLWKDETKRRQRQLPKAQQHNSPFPPEALVSMSADPRDSQPQGWIHEQEYQQDIQNLICKEAADLDGADVSFETFVKPPEPEPDVSTILQSVEDLYPSKLMPALGLPPKLDNSVLDTASSIEVDEKAALQVQEEDGVYPEDSDEETFQKINETNLPGDHDAQAHSRSPAERRQAGDDTLPPFGEIPGVAFSVLKSGEGPKIPVTDDLLDAAVDDGFLCRVPKRHVASKLDAKRTETETPPGSPASKRLKSSTTEVSPDTRSGAVNPALAARSIPKGPEDPHPKTNSFVSRTMLSIPSGSSEADRTTGSFRAGGDRDGIVKRRNSPSTKRLSHDTGTQKKVSFVDSALGAGGSGSQGHGKVNAVSVPTSGCPQRTFVFAAPPPTYADSTNMKKHDLPDVIYQDAYYSKEKDVPDRSREYAGREYRLESNTVPFLPQFDLRALFPTTQNERADSQGMAGLQREQTRQPWQCGWRSWEYTRPPPAYRTVSQWADKRAHNIQKNVRERRSKAMIQPAAMSQIDGPTPKNKHGFKFTQKAAKTSVQHEVQYMSTMSLEVHVNSRGKFIPNPEQDEIQCIFWACKSDERTYNTQGSINALQSGVLILSHDGAVAQRIAQATNASVAEEDSELDLLVRMVEIVRTFDPDVLTGFEVHGSSWGYLIERARLKYDYDLCDEFSRMRSDSHGRFGKNSDRWGFNTTSTIRVTGRHMINIWRAMQGELNLLQYTMENVIWHLLHRRVPHYSWKTLTKWYKSNKPAELEKLLRYYRNRARLDIEILEANELIARTSEQARLLGVDFFSVFSRGSQFKVESIMSRIAKPENFVFVSPSKKQVGGQNALECLPLVMEPQSAFYSSPLLVLDFQSLYPSVMIAYNYCYSTFLGRIKNWRGTSKMGFTEYERQKGLLVLLKDYINIAPNGMMYVKAEIRKSLLAKMLTEILETRVMVKSGMKKDKDDKTLQQLLNNRQLALKLLANVTYGYTSASFSGRMPCSEIADSIVQTGRETLERAIAQIHSVERWGAEVVYGDTDSLFVYLKGRTREQAFDIGNEIAKAVTEMNPRPIKLKFEKVYHPCVLLAKKRYVGYKYESKGQAKPDFDAKGIETVRRDGTPAEQKIEEKALRMLFETADLSQIKAYFQSQCDKIMRGAVSVQDFCFAKEVRLGTYSDKGPPPAGALISTKKMLEDARAEPQYGERVPYVVITGAPGSRLIDRCVAPEELLVNPHWQLDAEYYISKNLIPPLERIFNLVGANVRQWYDEMPKVQRVVHHAAATTTTTTTAAAAAAATTSASSALAAAQAAQAAQANNSKRSTTLESYMRSTHCLVCSAKFAEEGHALCPTCRGDDAPASLLALQTRLAADERGFLELLDVCRTCSGMSPLDEVRCDSKDCPVFWTRMKQRTKMVTTRAAAGPVIRELVEQSSREQLEW, encoded by the exons ATGGACTTGTTCCGAGTCAGACTGAACTGCATCGATCATTACCAGGCGACACCCAGCCGTTATGACCCACAGCTGCGCAACGATGTGCGGCCGTCGCAGGTTTCGAAAGCCCCGAAGGTTCCGGTTGTTCGGATCTTTGGCTCTACCGAAACAGGTCAAAAGGTTTGCGCACACGTACATGGGGCATTCCCATACCTATACGTGGAGTACAGTGGCGGGCTAGCGTCTGAAGAAG TCGGCGCATTCATATATCGCCTTCACTTGTCCATCGATCATGCCCTGGCCGTGAGCTACAGGCGTGACCAGTATGGGAACAACGCCAAGTTTGTTGCCAGGATCACGCTGGTAAAGGGCATTCCTTTCTATGGATTCCACGTCGGCTATCGACACTTCCTCAAAATTTACGTGTTCAACCCTGTCGTGATGACTCGGCTCGCCGACCTCCTACAGCAAGGCGTGATAATGAAACGCAAGTTCCAGCCCTACGAGGCGCATTTGCAATATCTGTTGCAGTTCATGGTCGACTACAACCTGTACGGGTGCGACTACCTTGATTCGTCCAAGGCGATTTTTCGATCGCCTCTGCCACAGCATGATCAAGGATCAAATTCATCACACCTTTGGCATAACGCCTCAGTTCCGGCAGACTTTATCACGGATGATCCGACGCTGCCCCGCGTGAGCCATTGCTCAATCGAAGTGGACATCTGCGTCCAGGACATTGTCAACAGAAAGATGGTCAAGGAGCGCCAGGTCCATCATGAGTTCATCGAACGCACATCGCCGATACCAAGCGATCTAAAATTTGTCTACAGCATGGCTGGCTTATGGAAAGACGAAACCAAAAGGAGACAACGACAACTGCCCAAGGCCCAGCAACACAATAGCCCATTCCCTCCCGAAGCCCTGGTCTCAATGTCCGCGGATCCCCGAGATTCACAGCCGCAGGGGTGGATCCATGAGCAAGAGTATCAGCAAGATATACAGAATTTAATCTGTAAGGAGGCCGCCGATCTGGACGGTGCAGACGTGTCGTTTGAAACGTTTGTAAAGCCCCCAGAACCCGAGCCGGATGTCAGTACCATTTTGCAGTCTGTGGAGGACCTATATCCTTCCAAGTTGATGCCGGCTCTTGGCTTGCCACCCAAGCTGGACAACTCAGTGCTGGATACCGCGAGCAGCATCGAAGTCGACGAGAAGGCGGCGCTCcaagtccaagaagaagacggtgtTTATCCAGAAGATTCCGATGAGGAGACGTTCCAGAAAATAAACGAAACAAATCTACCGGGCGACCATGATGCTCAAGCTCACTCACGAAGTCCAGCGGAACGACGGCAAGCCGGTGACGACACGCTACCGCCGTTTGGGGAAATACCGGGCGTGGCCTTCAGCGTACTGAAGTCGGGAGAGGGCCCGAAGATACCCGTAACAGACGACCTCCTTGATGCTGCCGTGGATGATGGTTTTCTATGCAGGGTACCCAAGCGACATGTCGCATCCAAACTTGACGCCAAGCGCACCGAGACCGAAACACCCCCGGGTAGTCCCGCTTCAAAGCGACTGAAGTCGAGCACCACGGAAGTCTCTCCAGATACAAGATCAGGGGCTGTCAATCCAGCCCTTGCTGCGAGGAGCATTCCAAAAGGACCAGAAGATCCTCACCCGAAAACAAACTCCTTTGTCAGTCGTACAATGCTGTCGATACCTTCTGGAAGTTCCGAAGCGGATCGCACCACCGGATCTTTTAGAGCTGGAGGCGACCGCGACGGTATCGTGAAGCGGAGAAACTCACCGTCCACAAAACGACTGAGTCATGATACAGGGACGCAAAAGAAGGTGTCCTTTGTAGATAGTGCCCTTGGTGCTGGAGGTAGCGGATCGCAGGGTCATGGCAAGGTCAACGCGGTGTCTGTTCCTACGAGTGGTTGCCCACAGCGAACCTTCGTCTTTGCTGCTCCACCACCCACATACGCCGACAGCACGAACATGAAGAAGCACGACTTGCCGGACGTCATTTATCAGGATGCATACTACAGCAAGGAGAAGGATGTGCCAGATCGAAGCCGCGAGTACGCAGGCAGGGAATATCGCCTAGAAAGCAACACTGTGCCATTTCTCCCCCAATTTGACCTGCGAGCTTTGTTCCCCACCACGCAGAACGAGAGAGCAGATTCGCAAGGTATGGCTGGCCTTCAGCGAGAACAAACACGACAGCCGTGGCAATGCGGCTGGCGTAGTTGGGAATACACACGTCCCCCACCTGCGTACAGGACAGTATCGCAGTGGGCCGACAAAAGGGCTCACAACATACAGAAGAACGTCAGAGAACGCCGTTCAAAGGCCATGATACAGCCTGCGGCGATGTCGCAAATCGATGGTCCGACGCCGAAGAACAAGCACGGGTTCAAATTCACACAGAAGGCGGCGAAAACCAGTGTTCAGCATGAGGTTCAATACATGAGCACCATGAGCCTAGAGGTGCACGTCAATAGCCGAGGAAAGTTCATCCCGAATCCCGAACAAGACGAGATTCAGTGCATATTCTGGGCCTGTAAGTCTGATGAGAGGACATACAATACCCAGGGGTCAATCAACGCTCTTCAGTCAGGGGTGTTGATTCTCTCCCATGATGGGGCTGTTGCGCAACGGATAGCGCAGGCGACAAACGCGTCTGTCGCAGAAGAGGACAgcgagctggacctgctAGTACGGATGGTTGAGATTGTCAGGACCTTTGACCCGGACGTCCTGACAGGCTTCGAGGTGCATGGGAGCTCGTGGGGCTATCTTATCGAACGCGCAAGACTTAAGTATGACTACGACTTGTGCGACGAGTTCTCTCGTATGAGATCCGATTCCCATGGCAGATTTGGCAAGAACAGTGACCGATGGGGCTTCAACACAACGTCGACAATCCGTGTTACTGGCCGACACATGATCAACATTTGGAGAGCGATGCAGGGCGAGTTGAATCTTCTGCAGTACACCATGGAGAATGTGATTTGGCATTTGCTCCATCGTCGCGTGCCTCACTATTCCTGGAAGACGCTCACGAAGTGGTACAAGAGCAATAAACCAGCGgagctcgagaagctgctgcgaTACTACCGAAACCGCGCGCGGCTGGACATTGAGATACTCGAAGCCAACGAGCTCATTGCACGGACCAGCGAGCAGGCCAGGCTCCTTGGTGTCGACTTCTTCTCTGTTTTTTCCAGAGGGTCGCAGTTCAAAGTCGAGTCGATAATGTCTAGGATTGCCAAACCAGAAAACTTCGTCTTTGTATCGCCGAGCAAGAAGCAAGTTGGCGGCCAAAATGCACTTGAGTGCCTACCTCTGGTCATGGAGCCTCAGAGTGCCTTCTACAGCAGCCCGCTCTTGGTGCTCGACTTTCAGAGCCTGTATCCCAGCGTCATGATCGCGTACAACTACTGTTACTCTACGTTTCTCGGACGGATCAAGAACTGGCGAGGGACGAGCAAGATGGGCTTTACGGAGTACGAACGCCAGAAGGGTCTGCTCGTACTCCTGAAGGACTATATTAATATTGCACCAAACGGGATGATGTATGTAAAGGCAGAGATTCGCAAGTCCCTGCTCGCCAAGATGTTGACAGAGATCCTGGAGACCAGAGTCATGGTCAAAAGCGGCAtgaagaaggacaaggacgacaagacattgcagcagctgctgaaCAATCGTCAGCTGGCGCTGAAGCTTCTGGCCAATGTCACCTATGGCTACACGTCTGCATCGTTTTCCGGGCGAATGCCTTGCTCGGAAATCGCCGACAGCATCGTCCAGACTGGGAGAGAAACGCTTGAGCGAGCGATCGCACAGATCCATTCTGTCGAGCGGTGGGGCGCAGAGGTCGTTTATGGCGATACGGACAGCCTTTTCGTGTACTTGAaggggaggacgagggagcAGGCTTTTGACATCGGCAACGAGATCGCAAAGGCGGTCACGGAGATGAACCCACGACCGATCAAACTCAAGTTCGAAAAGGTTTATCACCCTTGCGTGCTTCTAGCGAAGAAACGCTACGTGGGCTACAAGTACGAGAGCAAGGGGCAAGCCAAGCCGGACTTTGACGCAAAGGGCATCGAGACTGTGCGTCGAGACGGGACGCCCGCGGAGCAAAAGATTGAGGAAAAGGCGCTCCGGATGCTCTTCGAGACGGCCGACCTCAGTCAGATCAAGGCATACTTCCAGTCGCAGTGCGACAAAATCATGCGCGGGGCCGTCTCCGTGCAGGACTTTTGCTTCGCCAAGGAGGTGCGCCTGGGGACGTACTCGGACaagggcccgccgccggcaggcgCGTTGATCAGCACCAAGAAGAtgctcgaggacgcccgCGCGGAGCCGCAGTATGGGGAGCGCGTGCCGTACGTGGTCATCACGGGCGCGCCGGGGTCGCGGCTCATCGACCGGTGCGTCGCCCCggaggagctcctcgtcaACCCCCACtggcagctcgacgccgagtACTACATCTCCAAGAACCTGATACCGCCTCTGGAGCGCATCTTCAACCTGGTGGGCGCCAACGTGCGACAGTGGTACGACGAGATGCCCAAGGTCCAGCGCGTCGTCCAccacgcagcagcaacaacaacaacaacaacaacagcagcagcagcagcagcagcaacaacgtCAGCGTCttcggcgttggcggcggcacaggcGGCACAGGCGGCACAGGCGAACAACAGCAAAAGGTCAACAACGCTCGAGTCGTACATGCGCTCGACCCACTGCCTCGTCTGCAGCGCAAAGTTCGCAGAAGAAGGCCACGCCCTGTGCCCGAcctgccgcggcgacgacgcccccgcctcgctgctcgccctgcagacgcgcctcgccgccgacgagcgcggcttcctcgagctgctcgacgtgtGCCGCACCTGCTCGGGCATGAGCccgctcgacgaggtgcgcTGCGACAGCAAGGACTGCCCCGTCTTCTGGACGCGCATGAAGCAGCGCACCAAGATGGTGAccaccagggcggcggcggggccggtCATTCgtgagctcgtcgagcagtCTAGCAGAGAGCAGTTAGaatggtga